One segment of Anser cygnoides isolate HZ-2024a breed goose chromosome 5, Taihu_goose_T2T_genome, whole genome shotgun sequence DNA contains the following:
- the ERG28 gene encoding ergosterol biosynthetic protein 28 homolog isoform X1: MSRFLCVLRSWLLMVSVIAAGNTLQCFRDYSFVSEKLYTASPGLVNGLQARTFGIWTLLSSVVRCLCALDIRNQTLYYITLFTFFMALAHFLSEVFIYHTAALTMGIMAPLMVASFSILGMLIGLQYLEVEALSQNKKKN; encoded by the exons ATGAGCCGTTTCTTGTGTGTGCTGCGCAGCTGGCTGCTCATGGTGTCCGTCATCGCCGCCGGGAACACCCTGCAGTGCTTCCGCGACTACAGCTTCGTCTCCGAGAAGCTCTACACCGCCAGCCCCGGCCTCG TGAACGGGCTCCAGGCCCGGACGTTTGGCATCTGGACCCTACTGTCCTCCGTGGTCCGCTGCCTCTGCGCCCTGGACATCCGCAACCAGAC CCTCTATTACATCACACTCTTCACCTTCTTTATGGCCCTTGCTCACTTCCTCTCGGAGGTCTTCATTTACCACACCGCAGCCTTGACAATGGGAATTATGGCACCCCTCATGGTGGCGA GTTTCTCTATCCTGGGGATGTTGATCGGGCTGCAGTACCTGGAGGTAGAAGCACTGTcacaaaacaagaagaaaaactga
- the ERG28 gene encoding ergosterol biosynthetic protein 28 homolog isoform X2: MSRFLCVLRSWLLMVSVIAAGNTLQCFRDYSFVSEKLYTASPGLVNGLQARTFGIWTLLSSVVRCLCALDIRNQTFLYPGDVDRAAVPGGRSTVTKQEEKLTPSVLYRSALSPVFTARLPREQC, from the exons ATGAGCCGTTTCTTGTGTGTGCTGCGCAGCTGGCTGCTCATGGTGTCCGTCATCGCCGCCGGGAACACCCTGCAGTGCTTCCGCGACTACAGCTTCGTCTCCGAGAAGCTCTACACCGCCAGCCCCGGCCTCG TGAACGGGCTCCAGGCCCGGACGTTTGGCATCTGGACCCTACTGTCCTCCGTGGTCCGCTGCCTCTGCGCCCTGGACATCCGCAACCAGAC GTTTCTCTATCCTGGGGATGTTGATCGGGCTGCAGTACCTGGAGGTAGAAGCACTGTcacaaaacaagaagaaaaactgacacCGAGTGTCTTGTACAGGTCAGCATTGTCTCCTGTCTTCACTGCCAGACTTCCACGGGAGCAATGTTGA
- the ERG28 gene encoding ergosterol biosynthetic protein 28 homolog isoform X3, which produces MSRFLCVLRSWLLMVSVIAAGNTLQCFRDYSFVSEKLYTASPGLVNGLQARTFGIWTLLSSVVRCLCALDIRNQTFLYPGDVDRAAVPGGRSTVTKQEEKLTPSVLYRQHFD; this is translated from the exons ATGAGCCGTTTCTTGTGTGTGCTGCGCAGCTGGCTGCTCATGGTGTCCGTCATCGCCGCCGGGAACACCCTGCAGTGCTTCCGCGACTACAGCTTCGTCTCCGAGAAGCTCTACACCGCCAGCCCCGGCCTCG TGAACGGGCTCCAGGCCCGGACGTTTGGCATCTGGACCCTACTGTCCTCCGTGGTCCGCTGCCTCTGCGCCCTGGACATCCGCAACCAGAC GTTTCTCTATCCTGGGGATGTTGATCGGGCTGCAGTACCTGGAGGTAGAAGCACTGTcacaaaacaagaagaaaaactgacacCGAGTGTCTTGTACAG GCAACACTTCGACTGA